The DNA window GGGACAGTATACCCCGCAGCTTGGATGCGACGTGCGCTTTCGTATGCTTTGATCCCTAACCCCAACCCTGCAACGATAACGTTTATTGTTTCCTGTGCACTCATTATGATTCCTTTATTACAACATAAGCTATTTATAACATGTTGTGAGTTGATTAAAAGATACTATCAACTATCGATGAACAAATAGCTAGCACAGGATTTCATATAGTGCCATGTGTATACACGTGTATCCACACAACGTTGCATTTTTTTATACTTGCAAAGTTTGCTGCGTTTTATTTTTAGTCATCAGAGCAAATTCTTTACGCATAAACGAAAGGTACATTTCAACCGATACTTCTTTATGCCCACATTGCTTACATACACGTTGACGCACAATACAATTGTCATCAGATACATTTGAACGCGGAACATGCGTTTTTGCTCCGCAGGCAGGACATAGCAACATCCTTTACCTCCTTGTTAATAAGTTCACTGTCTGTGTCATTTGCACGACACTACCCGCATCCAAATCAACCTGTAGTAACAAACTTGAAGTGATAAAAAAGATGCAGGCTTCATCCACTTTCATGCAATCTCTAAAATAGTACCTTCACCTTACTGTAAGATACTAAATAAAAATTCTTATCTTTATTTTATTTTTGTCTTTTTAAACAAAACAACATTGTAAAATTCTATAAAATAAACACTGAACACACTTAGCAACTACTATATGACAAATACTTTCCCTTTTAAAACAATCAGGACATTCCAAATTAATACAATAACCACACTTGGTAAATGTACTTTATTTTTTTCATATTCTTCTTTTTTCCAGTGAATAAATAAATACGCAAATATCTTTTTATAAGCCATTTTGACACTGCTCTTTACAGTATGATATTAATTTTTAATTAATTTTTGCAAACTGTAGAAGCACTTACGTTCCAAAACCGTTCATGCACTAATGTTGCGTCAACACAACAAAAAAAGTCAAGCCTTATGCTAAGACAACACAACAAAAAACGCACGACCTCCCGAAAGATAGATAAATACGATCCAGAAAACGCGCAGGCATGGGCAGTCATAATGACAAGAATACTAGCCTTACGTACACAAGGCAAAACAATGCAGCAAATAGGTGATTTATTCGGCGTAGGACGCGACACCGTATCCCGGTGGATAAGCAAGGAATTTGGAGGAGAAAAGACGACATTTGGCGACATGCTACGCTATGCAAAAGCACTGAACGTGCCGCTCAATGAGCTCTTAGGCGAACAGACCCAACCCATGCCAATATCTCAGTACAACAAAGCAGTCGGGCGTATTTTAAAAGAATTTGCACAGGACAGTGATATGTCAGCCACGGACATAGCTACACGCACTCCCCTTTCTATTACAGAAATCGATGCTGTCTTTTCTGGAAAAATTGCCGCTACGCCTGAGCAGCTTTACAGCATCTGTGCCGCGATAGAAGTCAACGCTACAATCGTATTAAAGCGGGCAGCAAAAAGCACCTCCCCAGCAGCATAGCACCGTTTCCTACGTGCCGCATTCACACCCCGCCTCGTTCTCAAAGGTTATTACCGTGCAGCCTGTCGGGCACTCTCAAGAGTGCCCCCCCACCTACCTCTCTTAAAAAGCCAATACGATGCGTCAACACAACAAAGGACTTATGCAACACTGCTTACAGCAGTAGCACCTTCAAATTTAGCTAAACAGAAACCCGTCCTCTAAGAAATATTAAGTCATTAATAATGAGTGACTTACACTTTATTGTGCAGTATTTTATTCACCAGAGAATATTTCCATTAACATATGGCAAGAGAGTGTTGCGATGCAGTACTATGACGATCATGCGTTTGAATATTCACAAATGACGCTGCCAATCAACTTGGAAGAACAATATGCAAAGTTCTTGCGAACCATTCCAGCAAACGGCTTCATCCTAGACGCTGGCTGCGGTTCTGGTCGAGACGCGCACTACTTCCTTGAAAAAGGATATAATGTAGATGCCTTTGATGCCTCAGCAAACCTAGCGAGACTGGCAGGAAATCTGACGGGTTTAAACATCCGCCATTTACGCTTACAAGATTTTACTCCACGTCCGATCTATGATGGAATTTGGGGGAACGCATCTCTATTACATGTTCCGAATGCCGAACTGCACGATGTTCTCGTATCACTTAAGCAATCCCTCAAACCCGGTGGAACATTTTATTGCTCATTTAAATACGGCAAGCAAAACTCTACAGATGATGCAGGACGAAAATTCACCAACAAAACCTGCGAAGCACTTGATAGTGATTTAGCAAATGCAGGATTTACAGCACGCCGTTCAATAACATTACAACATTCCATTACACCTGATGGTATCCCGCAAGACTGGGTTGCAGGAATTGCAATCGCTCCATAATGTTATTAGCCCTCGCTAAGGCGTATATCACCACTGGAAAGAACGTATTTCTTACAAAGAATACGTTCTTTTTTCTATCTTCATCCTTCCAACCTGCCCTCGTCTCTCCTCAAAAAAACCCAAAAATTTGAGATCTGCATAAAAGCACATTGCCATCGCACATTGAGACACGATGGGACACACTGATTTGCACTATTGTGCAAAAATCACAGCTTCAACAGCAACAAGAGAGCAATCCCCCCCGCCTGAAAACTGAAAGTCAATACTTAATGATCTTTTTTTTGCCTTATCGATGTATATTCTCTACTCATACAGTAGAATGATATAATAAAATGAAAAATTGAATTAGAATGATGTTACATGACATGTATTACATCTATTTCTACTTCATAAGAAACCGTTTTCACTACATCGTTGCATTAGTACAACATTTAAGACTGCAAACTTATCCTGTATACACCTCATCTTTTGAGAAAACAAAATGCCATGTATCCGGTTACACGATTTTTGTGTAAAAATTTATGTTACAGGAATGTGACAATATATCGACAAAAGCGTTGCAACATCGTTTTTTTTTTAGTAGCTCATTTTTCGCATTGACATGAAAGCGTTGTACACGCTCTCAAATGTTGACGCATTCTAACTAAGTTGCTGCTCTATACCTTTAACCTATTTGGAGAGAGAGGATGATTGGTATTTTCAAACCGGCACCGCACATTGCTCGCGTGCCAGAAGACCAGGTGGATGCAGAATACAAGAGAAACAAAATGAAAGTTTTTCTTGGTATTTTCATCGGCTACGCTGCGTACTACCTTGTACGTAAAAACTTTGCACTTGCTATTCCAGATATTCTTAAAGAATACCCAGAATACTCCAAAGCTATGCTTGGTACCGCAATGACAGGTTTGTCTATTGCATACGGTGTATCCAAGTTCATCATGGGTTCTATCTCTGACAGAAGTAACCCTAAATATTTCCTGCCTTGTGGCCTGCTTCTTTCCTGTGCGATTCTTGCTTTCACTGGCTTGAACCGTTGGGTATTCGAAAGCGTAACTCTGCTTGTTGTACTTATGACTCTGAACGGCTGGGTTCAGGGTATGGGTTGGCCTCCTTGTGGTAAAACCATGGTACACTGGTACTCCACCAAAGAGCGCGGCATGACCGTTGCTGTTTGGAACGTTGCACACAACATCGGTGGCGCATTAGTTGCTAACCTCGCGTTCCTCGGTGTTATGATGTTCAACGACTGGGGTGCAAAATTCTACTTCAACGCATTCGTTGCTGGTGGTCTTGCACTTCTCGTATTCATTCTCATGCGTGATACTCCACAGTCTTGTGGTCTTCCAAGTGTTGAAGAATACCGTAACGATTACCCAGAAGGCTACGACGCTAAGAAACACGAAGAAACCTTTACTTTCAAAGAAATCTTCTTCGAGCACATTCTTACTAACAAATACCTCTGGGCGATCGCTATTGCTAACGCATTCTGCTACTTCGTACGTTACGGCGTAGTTGACTGGATCCCTACTTACCTTCAGGAAGTTAAAGGCTACTCTTTCAAAGAATCTTCCATTGCATGGTCACTCTTTGAATACGCTGCTATTCCAGGTACCATTGTTTGTGGCTGGATGTCTGACAAAATCTTTAAAGGTAAACGTGCACCTGCAACAATCCTCTTTATGGCTCTCACCATGATCTTCGTTGTTGTATACTGGTTCAACCTCAGCGGTCCAAAATGGATCGATTACGTAGCACTCGTTGCTATTGGTTTCCTCGTATACGGTCCAATCATGATCATTGGTCTGCATGCACTTGACCTCGTACCTAAAAAAGCTGCTGGTACTGCTGCTGGCTTCACCGGCTTCTTCGGTTACGTATTCGGTTCCGCTATTGCTGGTTCCGGTGTAGGTTGGATTGCTGATAACTTCGAATGGCGTGGTGTATTCATCACCATGGTAGCATGTTGTGTGCTCACCATTCTCTTCAGCGCATTCACCCTTGGTCACAAAGCTGAGTCTAACGGCGCAAAATAGCATGTGATCTAAAGTTTTCTTTTCGTCAAACAGACGAATAAGATACTTGCATAAATAAAAAGTCCCGCTTTACATAAAGCGGGACTTTTTACTTTTGAAATAGCCAATTAAAAACAGCTAGTCAGCACGCTGCAGCAACACGCTATCGCAGCCATCAATCTCTTCAATAAGAACATCCACCTGCTCATTTCGCGCAGTTCCTATCTGCTTGCCTACATAGTTGGCTTGAATAGGTAACTCACGATGCCCGCGGTCTACAAGCACCATCAATTCTATACGGCTTGGTCTGCCGTAATCCAGCACAGCCTCAAGGGCGGCTCGAATGGTGCGTCCCGTAAACAACACATCATCAACAAGCAGAAGGGTCTTACCATCTACTCCCGAAGGAATATCTGTTTCATTAATCATTGGCTGCACATCAAGCGTCGTCCAGTCATCACGATATAAATTAATATCCAGTGACCCGAAATCTACTTTTCGACCAAGTTGTTCTTTAAGAACAGCCCCCACGCGTGCAGCAATATTCACCCCTCTTCTCTGGATACCAACCAGAACAAGGTTACCGCATTCACCATGATTTTCTATTACCTGAAACGCAAGGCGGTCAATTGTACGCCGCACTTCGTCATCAGTCATAACAGTCTTAACATTTCCCATCTATCTGTCCTTTGCTCTGGTTTTTCCATAAAAAACTAATGCAGTGTATCGTATCGTTTTTTTCCTATAAAAGAAACAGCCACCATTCAGCAGTATGTGACTTGCATCATGGGCTTGCATCTTCTTTAATACTATAAGCAAAGGCTAGTTGACTTTGCGCTCGGCAATCTTACTTAATAATTTCCTAACTATTGCTGACATCTCAAATCTTCTATTTAAGCTGCTAGCTCTTACTGGTTACTAAAAGCTTCACCTGTGATAGTATGCTATACTGAAATGGATTATCAGCCTTTTGTTCTTTTACACGCTTAAAACATTTGCACGACCTTGAACGAGGCAACTTGCATTCTCGAAATTTTACATCGAAGTATTTAAAAATCTAATGCTGTAATTCCATTTCTATTGACAAAGCTAATAACTGTCTTTACTTGATATGAACAACCTACGTGGAGGAAATTCAATGTTTACATTGACTGAAAACGCCCACAAAGAACTTGCGGCGTATTTTGCAGATAAGGAAAAATCCCCTATCCGCATTTATCTGGCTCCGGGCGGCTGAAGCGGCCCAAGATTGGCATTGGCTCTGGATGAGCCAAACGACGAAGATTCCGTATTTGAAGAGAAAGAATTTACTTTCTGCATCAATAAAGACCTCATTGAAAAGTCCGGTAAGATTACCATCGACCTTTCTTACATGGGCTTTGTTGTAGAGTCTGAGAACCCACTCGGCGGCGGCAGCTCTTGCGGCGGTTGTTCCAGCGCTGGTTCTTGCGGCTAGACTAGCTCAGCTTATAGAGGGCGACTTCAACTGAAGTCGCCTTTTTTATGCCCTATAACTGGCAGATGTAGAGAAAAGCACCCAACATTGGTCAGTGCAGCAACGCTTGGTGCTGTTCGAGCTATATAAATAACTGATAGCGATGAGGCATAATGCATGCTCTTATCTATCCATCACACATTAGTTTGACTTTATTTCCACCCGACAGGTAGAGTTCCTTCACATAAATCTCGGAGGAACACACAATGTTTACGCTAACAGATGATGCACGCAAATCACTCGATGCACACTTTGAAGATAAAGAAATCGCTTCTATCCGTATATACTTAGCTCCGGGTGGTTGCAGTGGTCCACACTTGGGTCTTGCATTAGACGAACCATCCGATGACGACGCAGTTCTTTCTGCTGATCCATACAACTTTTGTATTAACAAGGATCTGCTCGACAAAACGGGCGCTCTTACTATAGACATGCGATGCGAAGGCTTTGTTATTGAGTCTGAGAATCCACTCGGCGGTGGAGGCTGCGCCGGATGTGGCGGCGGTTGCAGCAGCTAAGTAATCGAAAACACCGAGCGGCTTCTTTGGAAGCCGCTTTTTTTATATCTACAGGAGTTACTGACGTGACTTTTAAAGAATCAGTATTGTACGCAATTAAAACTGCACACAAGCAAAAGAAAGAATTTGTTGTAGGTAAAGAGGACGGGCGCTGGGAAGTTCGTGAGCTGGCAGACCCCCGTTCCGACCAGATGTCTCCGAGCATTATTGTCACTGGCAACGGTATTAAATATCCTGACGATGAGTACCTTTATGCGCAGTTAATCGAAGAAGGAGCGTAAGGCGACCCTCGTGCTATTAGCGCATATAGCTCTTTCCGCCTATGTTATCGTATCAACTCCAGCCATGCGTTCGCATCGCATACGCCACATTCTATTTTGCTAAGATCATTTTCAGCATCTGAATGAATACCAGCGATAGCGTCGCGCAACGCAACCACACGGTAGTCATGTGCTGCTGCCTCATATATTGTTGTCCGCACACAATTCGCAAACCAAGTTCCCGCAATAGCAACTGTTGTTACTTCCAATTGCGTAAGCAAGTCATCAAGGCACGTTTTGTAAAAACATCCCCACCTTGGCTTATACAAAATACTCTCTGTTGCTGAAATAGGTTGTACCTGCCCTGCACATAACAGTTCAGCATCAGCAACAATTCCCTCAGGAACTATTTGCGAAACCGGCTGCATCCCCTCTGTCCCTGAAAGCACAAGCTTTAAACCATCTTGTACTGCCTCACGCCTGCAACTATCCACACTCTCAGCATTGTTCTCCGGCGAATATATGCGAATCACATGGATAATAGGTAACTGACGTTCACGGTAAAATTGTGCAACTTTAGCCGTAACAGATGCGGCAGACGCTGCCCCAACACCTTCTGCGGGAGCTCCCGGCAACACAAAGTCATTTTGCAAATCAATAGTGATAAGTGCACTCTTGTGCGGCTGCGGAACTGTATATTTCGAAAAATGACTAAACATAAAGTAATTCCTGTTCAAAAAGTTACGCAAAAAAAAACCGCACAATGTGCGGTTTTTTTATTTAAGACTGGCTATTTTTTCAACCAAGGCATCATGTCACGCAAGCGACCACCCACCTCTTCGATCTGATGAGCAGCTTCTATGCGGCGAGTTGCTGAGAAGAACGGGTAGTTAGCCTGAGACTCAAGAATAAAGTCACGGGCAAAGCGACCTTTTTGGATGTCTTCCAGTACTCGCTTCATTTCTTTTTTAGTTTCCTCAGTGATAATACGAGGACCAGTTACATAATCACCATACTCTGCGGTATCAGAAATGGAGTTGCGCATGTTGGCAAGACCACCTTCGTACAACAGGTCTACAATCAGTTTTGTCTCATGCAGGCACTCAAAATATGCAATTTCAGGCTGGTAGCCTGCTTCACACAATGTTTCAAAACCGGCTTTAATAAGTGCAGAAATACCACCACAAAGAACTGCCTGTTCACCAAAGAGATCTGTTTCAGTTTCTTCAGCAAAAGTAGTTTCAATAATGCCGGAACGAGCACCGCCAACGCCTTCAGCGTATGCCAAAGCCTTCTCCTGAGCTTTACCGGATGCGTCTTGGTGGACTGCAAACAAGCAAGGAACGCCACCACCCTGGGTGTAGGTACGGCGTACGAGATGACCTGGACCTTTCGGGGCTACCATGAATACGTCAACATCTTTCGGAGGAATAATCTGACCAAAATGAATGTTAAAACCATGTGCAAAAACAAGTGAGTCACCAGCTTTGAGGTTTGGCTTAATGTCATTCTCAAAGACAGAAGACTGGTACTGATCTGGGAGTAGGATCATAATAATGTCTGCCTGTGCAGATGCTTCTGCAGCAGACACCGGCTCAAAGCCGTCAGCTTTAGCTAAGTCATAGTTTGCTCCGCCGGGACGCTGCCCGACAACAACATTAACACCTGACTCGCGAAGGTTCTGAGCATGTGCATGCCCTTGGCTACCGTAGCCAATAATTGCTACAGTCTGATCTTTCAGGATTTCCAAGTTGGTGTCCTGTTCGTAGTAAACCTTCATCTCCACTCCCTGCCGTGCTGTGCACGGAACATATGTTAAGGTTATCGATAGTATATAAAAGCCCCCGCCTGAAGTGTAATCACAAGCGGGGGTATGCCAAGCGAATGATTCCTACTTTTCAGGCTGCATGGAACGTCGTAGTGCGACGGTTCCTGTGCGCGCAATTTCTTTGATGCCGAAGCGATCTAGTAGCGCAATGACTGCTTCTACTTTACCATGATCGCCTATAACTTCCAGCGTTAGTTCGTCGAAACTGACATCAACAACCTTACACCTGAAAATATCAACTATACGTAAAATTTCTGCACGATTGGATTCTGTAGCATTAAGCTTAATTAAAGCCATTTCACGTTCTACAGTTGTGCTGTGCTGCATATCAGTCACTTTAATGACTGTCACAAGCTTGCGCAGTTGTTTTACAATCTGCTCAATAATCTGCTGATCGCCACGCGTTACGATGGTCATCAGGGATACACCCTCTTCAAGAACTGGTGCAACATTCAGAGAATCGAGGTTAAAGCCGCGTCCGCTAAACAAACCGGAAATGCGGGATAAAACGCCCGGTTCGTTTTCTACAAGTACGGATAAGACGTGTCTCATAATTCTCCCCTACACCAGCAACATTTCTTCAAGAGAGGCTCCTGCCGGAACCATAGGGTATACATTTTCTTCCGGCTCAACACGAACATCCACAATACAAGGAAGCGGTGAGTCAAAAGCAGCCTTCAGTGTCTCTTTAAGTTTGGAGGCTTCAGTTACCCTATACCCTTCTGCGCCGTATGCCTCAGCAAGTTTCACAAAATCAGGCTGTGCATCCATGCAAGTTGAGCAATAGTTTCTATCATAGAACAGTTCTTGCCATTGGCGAACCATCCCAAGGAAACAGTTATTCAATATGACAATCTTTACTGGAAGCTTATGGCTTACAGCCGTCATAAGCTCCTGACTGTTCATCTGAATTGAACCGTCACCTGCAATGTCAATCACCAGCTTATCTGGATATGCCATTTGAGCACCGATGGCAGCAGGAAAACCATACCCCATCGTACCCAAGCCACCAGAAGTCAGCAACGTTCGTGGCTGGCGGAATTGATAAAATTGTGCCGTCCACATTTGGTTTTGCCCAACTTCAGTGCTGATAATGGCATCGCCTTTTGTCAGCTCAAAAATTGTTTCCACCACATGCTGTGGCTTCAAAGACTCTTCGCTGTGATAGCGAACAGGATGCGTAACCGCCCAGTCTCTAATCTGGTCATTCCATTTACCGTATTGGCTTGCCCAGTCAGTGTCCGCAAACTCTGTTTGCTGCACTCGTACAAGCCCTTGCAACGCTAGCTTACAATCACCGACAATTGGTACTTCAACTTCTACATTTTTACGAATCGAAGTCGGGTCAATGTCAATATGGATGATTTTAGCTGCTGCGGCAAATGAAGACAGTTTGCCAGTTACTCTATCATCAAAGCGTGCTCCCACAGCCAAGATGACATCAGCATTGCTTACTGCTTTGTTTGCAGCATAGGTTCCGTGCATACCGAGCATACCGAGCCATAACGGATCATCTCCCGGGAATGCTCCCAGCCCCATAAGAGTGCTGGTTACAGGCAACTGCATGGAGCGAACAAGTACTCCTAACTCTTCAGAAGAATTAGAAGAGATCACACCGCCACCAGCAAACAGTAAAGGACGTTTTGCCTTACTCAGAAGCTCTATAGCCCGCCGCAACTGGTTGTTATTCGGCTTATATGTAGGGTTGTAACTACGCATCTTGATACGTTCTGGATAATCGAACGTATACATCTGGTTCTGAACATCTTTTGGAATATCAACAAGAACTGGTCCCGGTCTGCCGGAACGAGCCAAGTGAAATGCTTCCTTAATAGTCGCTGCAAGTTGTGACACGTCTTGCACCAAGTAATTATGCTTGGTGCAAGGACGTGTTATGCCTACAATATCGACCTCTTGGAACGCATCGTTTCCAATAAGAGGAGTTGGAACCTGCCCTGTTAGAACCACTAGCGGAATAGAGTCTGAATACGCAGTGGCAATACCGGTAACAGTATTTGTTGCTCCCGGTCCGGATGTTACAAGACACACCCCGACATTGCCGGTAGCTCTTGCATATCCATCTGCTGCGTGTACTGCACCCTGTTCATGACGAACCAGCACGTGCTTTAAATCGTGGTGGTTAGACAGCTCATGATAAATATCAAGAACTGCACCGCCCGGATACCCGAAGAGAACATCAACATTCTCTTTTTTTAAACTTTCTAACAGGATTCTGGCCCCGGAATACTCCATTTAGATCTCCAATGCCCTGTACCGATCAAGCATTATTTGAATTTTAGTCTTACCGTCTAATTTTTGCTTTTTAAGCTCACGCAGAGAATGTTTCTCCTGCGGCGTTAAGATTTGCTTACGTTCAAGCTTATCTAACTGCTTTTCAAATAAGATGTGCTCATCCCAAAGCGCCTTGAGATTTTCATCATGGGGCAAGTGTTTCTCGAGTAATTCTACGTCACGTACTTCCATGATTGCTTCTCCTTTTTTGGAGGTTATCGGTGATCTTACTGGTTAAAAACCACCCATAGGGAATCGAAGGCCGCTACATTTACGAGTAACGGGAATCGTATATCTCTCAGAGTGCCAAGGCACTCATAACAGCATTCTCCAAGCATTACTTCTTGAGCTTTTATTGTGCTTAATCGGTGTTCTAGGTTTCTTTATATACTAATTTCAATTCTCCTGCTGCAACTATCTTCAACCTGTCTCCTTGACACCTTAACGGGTATACTAAGGTAGTCTACGTCCAACCACACGCTGCCAGACGCATGGTTAGCTCTGACAGTGTCACCGTGCTAGTGAATAGCTCCGGCGAGTTGGTACAAGGAACGGATAACAAAAATCTGTGCAAACTGAATTGCTAGCAGCAACACAACGGGAGACAAATCAAGCCCGTTGAAATACGTAAATGGCAACCATTTGCGGATACGGTAAAATACTGGCTCTGTGAGGTTTCTTAAAATCCGGACAATTGGATTGTATGGATCTGGATTGACCCAAGACAGCAGAGCAGAAATAATGACTACCCAAAAATATATATTCAAGACTGCGCTTAAAACCTGAGCAATCCCTACTACAAAATTCATCGCAAAAATCTCCATTAAGCCTCCGGGTTACACTCCCACACAAACCAGCTTGGGGAGTTCCACTAAGTTCTACTTGAACATTATGACGGTTTACTTATCAAGTAAAAAATCACGAAATTGGCAATTTTTTTTATTTTTTTGTAAACAATCTATAATTAAGACTACTTAATCCATTCAATAAGTGTCTGTTTAACCGTATTAAAATCATTAATATGAACGCCCCGCAGCGTTGCGCTCTTATACGCCCAAAAAGATATCCCAGCACGCTTGGCAGCTTCTTCATCAACGACACTATCGCCAATAAACACAACACGGTCTGCGGATTCATCCCAAGCTTTCATAATTTCCAGTGCCCCTTCAGGGTGAGGCTTACACTCCACTTTTGCAGCAGTCATTACAGGATGGAAGAAAGCGTCCATATTATGCTGCTCCAAAACCAACTCCATAGTATTTGAGCGGTTTGTAAACACAGCAAGCTTCAGCCCCAGTTCTGCCACCGCTTCCAAAAGTTCGTACAAGCCTTTTTCTGGTGTCATCAACGGCAAAACCGTTTTGACATAATCAACTTTCTTTTGTGCCATGGGTATCAAATGATGCTTCTCTTCAGGCACAATCGCTTCATAAAACCCCTTTACAGAGGCATAGTGCGCAACATCTTCCTGTTCCTTTGTTAACGGCGGCATGTCCATTTCTTCAAGTACACGGTTGTAATAGCCTATATTGCAAGCACGGGTATCAAACATTACCCCGTCACAATCAAATATGAGACCACCAAGCCCGTTCGGAAACATGTCGTCCAACAATTCAGGTGTAAAATTCATGTGCATGTCCGTTTCCCCCATATTTATAAACGGTCCCAAGCTCTTTAAAACAGATGCGAACAACGAAGTTTGTCCACTACAGGTAGACAATCGACAAGAACTTGTAGTTACGTGAAAAACATAAGAAAAACTTACTTAAATGTAGGTGAAATTCCAACTTTTCACAAGAACTACAACTTACTACAGATAAAAATCTCCATTTAGCGTAAGAAGTAGTTCCCCCCCCATCCGCTGTAGTCGATCTACTCAACTACAAAAATCTCTAACGTACGATTAAGACTTTCACGCCCTTCAGGTGCGCGGGTATGCCCCAACAACGCATATGCTTTGATAGCATATAATTTCCAGCTGCTATTTTGCGGAAGCGTAACGCCATACTCTTCTTTTGTGATAGCCTCTGGTGTAATGTCTTCGCCTTGTTCCACAAGGACATCAACGAGTTCTTTTTTCACAGCCACAAAGCGGGCATGCTCCGGTGCAAATTCAAGGATCGCGCTTGCGACTGCACGCCAAGGTACACCCAAGTCCTCTTCTACATCACCTTGCAACGCCGCTTTAGATTCAATACCC is part of the Halodesulfovibrio sp. genome and encodes:
- a CDS encoding IscA/HesB family protein, whose product is MFTLTENAHKELAAYFADKEKSPIRIYLAPGGUSGPRLALALDEPNDEDSVFEEKEFTFCINKDLIEKSGKITIDLSYMGFVVESENPLGGGSSCGGCSSAGSCG
- a CDS encoding IscA/HesB family protein; its protein translation is MFTLTDDARKSLDAHFEDKEIASIRIYLAPGGCSGPHLGLALDEPSDDDAVLSADPYNFCINKDLLDKTGALTIDMRCEGFVIESENPLGGGGCAGCGGGCSS
- a CDS encoding helix-turn-helix transcriptional regulator; translated protein: MTRILALRTQGKTMQQIGDLFGVGRDTVSRWISKEFGGEKTTFGDMLRYAKALNVPLNELLGEQTQPMPISQYNKAVGRILKEFAQDSDMSATDIATRTPLSITEIDAVFSGKIAATPEQLYSICAAIEVNATIVLKRAAKSTSPAA
- the ilvN gene encoding acetolactate synthase small subunit, giving the protein MRHVLSVLVENEPGVLSRISGLFSGRGFNLDSLNVAPVLEEGVSLMTIVTRGDQQIIEQIVKQLRKLVTVIKVTDMQHSTTVEREMALIKLNATESNRAEILRIVDIFRCKVVDVSFDELTLEVIGDHGKVEAVIALLDRFGIKEIARTGTVALRRSMQPEK
- a CDS encoding isochorismatase family cysteine hydrolase codes for the protein MFSHFSKYTVPQPHKSALITIDLQNDFVLPGAPAEGVGAASAASVTAKVAQFYRERQLPIIHVIRIYSPENNAESVDSCRREAVQDGLKLVLSGTEGMQPVSQIVPEGIVADAELLCAGQVQPISATESILYKPRWGCFYKTCLDDLLTQLEVTTVAIAGTWFANCVRTTIYEAAAHDYRVVALRDAIAGIHSDAENDLSKIECGVCDANAWLELIR
- a CDS encoding class I SAM-dependent methyltransferase, whose protein sequence is MQYYDDHAFEYSQMTLPINLEEQYAKFLRTIPANGFILDAGCGSGRDAHYFLEKGYNVDAFDASANLARLAGNLTGLNIRHLRLQDFTPRPIYDGIWGNASLLHVPNAELHDVLVSLKQSLKPGGTFYCSFKYGKQNSTDDAGRKFTNKTCEALDSDLANAGFTARRSITLQHSITPDGIPQDWVAGIAIAP
- the glpT gene encoding glycerol-3-phosphate transporter, which produces MIGIFKPAPHIARVPEDQVDAEYKRNKMKVFLGIFIGYAAYYLVRKNFALAIPDILKEYPEYSKAMLGTAMTGLSIAYGVSKFIMGSISDRSNPKYFLPCGLLLSCAILAFTGLNRWVFESVTLLVVLMTLNGWVQGMGWPPCGKTMVHWYSTKERGMTVAVWNVAHNIGGALVANLAFLGVMMFNDWGAKFYFNAFVAGGLALLVFILMRDTPQSCGLPSVEEYRNDYPEGYDAKKHEETFTFKEIFFEHILTNKYLWAIAIANAFCYFVRYGVVDWIPTYLQEVKGYSFKESSIAWSLFEYAAIPGTIVCGWMSDKIFKGKRAPATILFMALTMIFVVVYWFNLSGPKWIDYVALVAIGFLVYGPIMIIGLHALDLVPKKAAGTAAGFTGFFGYVFGSAIAGSGVGWIADNFEWRGVFITMVACCVLTILFSAFTLGHKAESNGAK
- the ilvC gene encoding ketol-acid reductoisomerase, whose amino-acid sequence is MKVYYEQDTNLEILKDQTVAIIGYGSQGHAHAQNLRESGVNVVVGQRPGGANYDLAKADGFEPVSAAEASAQADIIMILLPDQYQSSVFENDIKPNLKAGDSLVFAHGFNIHFGQIIPPKDVDVFMVAPKGPGHLVRRTYTQGGGVPCLFAVHQDASGKAQEKALAYAEGVGGARSGIIETTFAEETETDLFGEQAVLCGGISALIKAGFETLCEAGYQPEIAYFECLHETKLIVDLLYEGGLANMRNSISDTAEYGDYVTGPRIITEETKKEMKRVLEDIQKGRFARDFILESQANYPFFSATRRIEAAHQIEEVGGRLRDMMPWLKK
- the pyrR gene encoding bifunctional pyr operon transcriptional regulator/uracil phosphoribosyltransferase PyrR, with protein sequence MGNVKTVMTDDEVRRTIDRLAFQVIENHGECGNLVLVGIQRRGVNIAARVGAVLKEQLGRKVDFGSLDINLYRDDWTTLDVQPMINETDIPSGVDGKTLLLVDDVLFTGRTIRAALEAVLDYGRPSRIELMVLVDRGHRELPIQANYVGKQIGTARNEQVDVLIEEIDGCDSVLLQRAD